In Scophthalmus maximus strain ysfricsl-2021 chromosome 21, ASM2237912v1, whole genome shotgun sequence, one genomic interval encodes:
- the palmdb gene encoding uncharacterized protein palmdb isoform X1 has product MDEADLLKERLQAITDKRRIQEDIARKRRLIEEEKLKFQYIKKKALREQWLMDGLSQQTEQEQEAMRLQAQDEQQQSDLLQSNILRIEGEIETLEAQELSISANEEVVLKRLKEVERTAEDIIKKATSIDREADGNELNEGCSTTKNHNSYPVTMETAEQSELPVDCEVEVAVADSPEQGKDFSADDEQVCLETDLSDSPGEKAILGTLLPDLPTGKIEIDIPDCSETTEMPCQDQKEVLILESGHEELNRNESITSSVSDTLSSADSVYENEAHRKRQDTPEQDPEQEQFPESEQYPEPEQDPEPEQYPEPEPDPEPEQYPEPEQYPEPEPDPEPEQYPEPEPDPETEQYPEPEPDSEPEKYPEPEDNLEVGPYPEPEQYPEPEDNLEVGPYPEPEDNLEVGPYPDPEDNLEDGQYPEQDPEVELYPDPEDNLEDGQYPEPEENIEAGQHPEPEDNLEDGEYPEQDPELELYPEPELYTEPEPEADHNDFNPKDNGYKSLQMDTEEDPEAHEILFDPPITGESILEHCIREEAMSDSNESCHDLDHEEMDECLRVEIAAASSDSDGDEKWRAIFSSSINKEDDDSYLDSLQLSAQELFVQKVEVTDFEEQGNFEEVCFGVPEDEEVLEQPEDVIPFPAPTQEVKYNPLGIQGLSKISEDESENGRDANHNHTTHQQQNEADQNKKLPKDFCVIQETKSENVSTEHVDFQQTRKQWREKEEQTKNKIVLPTTKQPSFHGGHNFMYTPVRNIERTHKKAHDLENLNLVGDYPLTQFSPCSEDSGLDDSSYRSAYDDPETPIEREIRISMEREENFRREKGFSRMGKSTDCAPSRGIPRSISTPLTPSFIITSSPTKEPLKHTIILDPSSDFTTSPRHCKDNVAARPGEWRSEDHSSNLIILETTNLIIRSASEFSLNKACEPPQEKMFLNNPFFKLRSRSTLSFVDEDIKLVKQREEELRKERANLYGKDRFNTERMLSNHMDTLTFDTSADVPEKCKSSPSSPMKTAYRMDRSALSCDHRFPEVYAGGRRKSAMAVRWEAGEFTKNE; this is encoded by the exons ATGGACGAGGCGGACCTGCTGAAGGAGAGGCTCCAGGCGATCACG GACAAGAGGAGGATCCAAGAGGACATCGCCCGGAAGAGGAGACTGATCGAAGAGGAGAAACTAAAATTCCAGTATATAAAG AAGAAAGCCCTGAGGGAGCAGTGGCTGATGGACGGCCTGAGTCAGCAGacggagcaggagcaggaggccaTGAGGCTCCAGGCTcaggacgagcagcagcagagtgatcTGCTGCAGAGCAACATCCTCAG AATCGAGGGGGAGATCGAGACCTTGGAAGCGCAGGAACTCAGCATCTCCGCCAACGAGGAGGTCGTCCTGAAGCGGTtgaaagaggtggagaggacgGCTGAAGACATTATCAAG aAAGCTACGTCGATAGATAGAGAGGCAGATGGAAACGAACTGAACGAAGGTTGCAGCACAACTAAGAATCACAACTCCTATcctgtcaccatggaaaccgcCGAACAATCAGAGCTGCCAGTGGACTGTGAAGTGGAGGTGGCTGTGGCTGATTCACCTGAGCAGGGGAAGGATTTCAGTGCAGATGACGAGCAAGTTTGTTTAGAGACAGACTTATCAGATTCCCCAGGGGAAAAGGCAATTCTTGGTACATTATTACCTGACCTGCCGACTGGGAAAATTGAGATTGACATCCCTGATTGCTCTGAGACAACTGAAATGCCTTGCCAGGATCAAAAGGAAGTTTTAATATTAGAATCAGGGCATGAAGAGCTCAACAGAAATGAGTCAATCACCTCGTCTGTGTCTGACACACTCTCCAGTGCTGATAGTGTTTATGAGAATGAGGCCCATCGTAAGAGACAGGACACACCAGAACAAGATCCTGAGCAAGAACAATTCCCTGAGTCGGAGCAGTATCCTGAACCAGAGCAAGACCCTGAACCAGAGCAGTATCCCGAACCAGAGCCAGACCCTGAACCAGAGCAGTATCCTGAACCAGAGCAGTATCCTGAACCAGAGCCAGACCCTGAACCAGAGCAGTATCCTGAACCAGAGCCAGACCCTGAAACAGAGCAGTATCCTGAACCAGAGCCAGACTCCGAACCAGAGAAATACCCTGAGCCTGAGGACAACCTTGAAGTGGGGCCCTACCCTGAACCAGAGCAATACCCTGAGCCTGAGGACAACCTTGAAGTGGGGCCCTACCCTGAGCCTGAGGACAACCTTGAAGTGGGGCCCTACCCTGATCCTGAGGACAACCTTGAAGATGGGCAATACCCTGAGCAAGATCCTGAGGTAGAGTTATACCCTGATCCTGAGGACAACCTTGAAGACGGACAATACCCTGAACCTGAGGAGAACATCGAAGCAGGACAACACCCTGAGCCTGAGGACAACCTTGAAGATGGGGAATACCCTGAGCAGGATCCTGAGCTAGAGTTATACCCTGAGCCAGAGTTATACACTGAGCCAGAGCCTGAGGCTGATCATAACGACTTTAATCCTAAAGATAATGGCTATAAAAGTCTGCAAATGGACACTGAGGAAGACCCAGAGGCCCATGAAATCCTATTTGATCCACCCATTACAGGGGAGTCAATATTGGAGCATTGCATTAGAGAAGAGGCAATGTCAGATTCCAATGAATCCTGCCATGACCTTGACCACGAGGAAATGGATGAATGCCTGAGAGTTGAAATTGCAGCGGCTTCCTCGGATAGTGATGGTGACGAAAAATGGAGGGCAATATTCTCCTCTTCTATAAATAAAGAAGATGACGATTCCTATTTGGACAGTCTTCAGCTGAGTGCCCAGGAGCTCTTTGTGCAGAAAGTTGAGGTGACAGACTTTGAAGAACAAGGCAACTTTGAAGAGGTCTGTTTTGGAGTTCCAGAGGATGAAGAAGTTCTTGAACAACCTGAAGATGTAATTCCCTTTCCCGCCCCGACACAAGAGGTTAAATATAATCCTTTAGGCATTCAAGGTTTGTCCAAGATCTCTGAAGATGAGAGTGAAAATGGCAGGGATGCCAATCATAACCACACCACCCACCAACAGCAAAACGAGGCAGATCAAAACAAGAAGCTACCTAAAGACTTCTGTGTGATACAGGAGACTAAGAGTGAGAATGTCAGCACAGAGCATGTGGACTTCCAGCAAACTCGTAAACAGTGGCGGGAAAAAGAGGAGCAGACCAAGAACAAGATTGTCTTGCCTACTACCAAGCAGCCCAGCTTCCATGGCGGCCACAACTTCATGTACACACCAGTCCGCAACATCGAAAGAACTCACAAAAAAGCGCATGATCTAGAGAATTTGAATCTGGTAGGGGATTATCCTCTCACCCAATTCAGCCCTTGCTCAGAGGACTCTGGCCTGGATGACTCCAGTTACAGGTCCGCATATGACGACCCAGAAACACCGATTGAGAGGGAGATTCGCATATcaatggagagggaggaaaactTTAGGAGAGAGAAGGGCTTCTCGAGGATGGGCAAATCAACCGACTGCGCTCCATCACGAGGTATACCCAGATCCATAAGCACTCCGCTTACGCCAtccttcatcatcacctcctcACCCACTAAGGAACCGCTGAAACATACCATCATACTCGACCCCAGCAGCGATTTCACCACCAGTCCCAGACATTGCAAAGACAATGTGGCAGCTCGGCCTGGCGAGTGGCGCTCCGAGGACCACAGCTCGAACCTCATCATCCTGGAGACAACCAATCTGATAATTCGCAGTGCCTCGGAGTTCTCCCTCAACAAAGCCTGTGAGCCGCCGCAGGAAAAGATGTTCCTCAACAACCCCTTTTTCAAGCTGCGTTCAAGAAGCACACTGTCGTTTGTGGATGAAGACATTAAGTTGgtgaagcagagggaggaagagctgaggaaagagagagcaaaCCTGTATGGCAAAGACAGGTTCAACACGGAAAGAATGCTGTCAAATCACATGGacactttgacatttgacacTTCAG CAGATGTACCAGAGAAGTGCAAGTCCTCTCCATCATCACCAATGAAAACAGCCTACAGGATGGATCGCTCTGCTCTGTCCTGTGATCACAGA tttccGGAGGTCTACGCCGGAGGAAGACGCAAGAGTGCCATGGCCGTGCGCTGGGAGGCGGGCGAGTTTACAAAAAATGAGTGA
- the palmdb gene encoding palmdelphin isoform X3 has translation MDEADLLKERLQAITDKRRIQEDIARKRRLIEEEKLKFQYIKKKALREQWLMDGLSQQTEQEQEAMRLQAQDEQQQSDLLQSNILRIEGEIETLEAQELSISANEEVVLKRLKEVERTAEDIIKELNAEYLTDVTHRGPSPLPDIPSFYTVTPAESPPICRPGSEEPKIATFAVEINVEHDKRTGKSQVVSTASITPETILGRGLKVFDDGRKSVYALHPDGGQQDSGAVGEMTPTEVEELLRQATDKKVPTEVQYHQPVYSVPYTGSSRPSTPKTPNKSQRQTPTSSPSPFHSAISSRDGAQVLAEENGHRQDLEGWKSQSKTPSPGLIQQDPTSRVHKSGELPYLHIPGQPRSDKSAVPQSNIVVKPPRGLANSGMDTSSPHPAALVSVKARSEGMPAAIQPVYRTVDSHSPPLVSLKAEGDLDAFIETSGDFNTPSNSCADELESGPVTMIFMGYKNADDDDEEEEEDVQAELIVIASSDEDDDKAMTEDSDGEESLSFHPEGYRSRVFQPRVGVAKVSGRRETIEDAYAHREDLGLHKPTFTHKPGKHSPYLRGRGGDESANAGSINMEKMKLCTTGR, from the exons ATGGACGAGGCGGACCTGCTGAAGGAGAGGCTCCAGGCGATCACG GACAAGAGGAGGATCCAAGAGGACATCGCCCGGAAGAGGAGACTGATCGAAGAGGAGAAACTAAAATTCCAGTATATAAAG AAGAAAGCCCTGAGGGAGCAGTGGCTGATGGACGGCCTGAGTCAGCAGacggagcaggagcaggaggccaTGAGGCTCCAGGCTcaggacgagcagcagcagagtgatcTGCTGCAGAGCAACATCCTCAG AATCGAGGGGGAGATCGAGACCTTGGAAGCGCAGGAACTCAGCATCTCCGCCAACGAGGAGGTCGTCCTGAAGCGGTtgaaagaggtggagaggacgGCTGAAGACATTATCAAG GAGCTCAACGCCGAGTACCTGACAG atgtGACACACCGTGGCCCCTCACCACTCCCAGACATCCCATCATTCTACACTGTGACACCAGCAGAATCCCCTCCGATATGTAGGCCTGGAAGTGAAGAACCAAAGATAG CCACATTTGCAGTGGAGATCAACGTAGAGCACGATAAGAGAACAGGCAAAAGTCAGGTGGTCTCTACAGCATCCATCACCCCAGAAACCATCCTGGGCAGGGGGTTAAAAGTGTTCGACGACGGGCGTAAGTCTGTCTATGCCCTGCATCCGGACGGAGGCCAACAGGACAGCGGAGCAGTTGGAGAGATGACGCCCACCGAGGTGGAGGAGTTGCTACGACAGGCCACGGACAAGAAGGTCCCCACGGAGGTGCAGTACCATCAGCCGGTCTACTCCGTTCCCTACACGGGAAGCAGCAGGCCCTCAACGCCGAAGACGCCGAATAAATCCCAGAGGCAAACGCCGACAAGCAGCCCCAGCCCCTTCCACAGTGCCATCTCATCCAGAGACGGAGCTCAAGTCCTGGCGGAGGAGAACGGGCACAGACAAGACCTGGAGGGATGGAAATCCCAGAGCAAGACGCCGAGCCCTGGCCTCATCCAACAGGACCCCACGTCCAGGGTCCACAAATCCGGAGAGCTGCCCTACCTCCACATTCCAGGACAACCCAGGAGTGACAAGAGCGCAGTTCCACAGTCTAACATCGTCGTTAAACCTCCACGGGGACTCGCCAATAGCGGGATGGACACGAGCAGTCCGCACCCAGCAGCTCTGGTCTCGGTCAAAGCCAGGTCTGAAGGAATGCCGGCGGCCATTCAGCCGGTCTACAGGACTGTAGACAGCCACAGTCCTCCGCTGGTGAGCCTCAAGGCGGAAGGTGACCTTGACGCCTTCATAGAGACCTCAGGTGATTTTAACACACCCTCCAACTCCTGCGCGGACGAGCTGGAATCGGGACCCGTCACCATGATCTTCATGGGCTACAAGAACGCtgacgacgacgatgaggaggaggaagaggacgtcCAGGCCGAGCTGATCGTCATAGCGAGCagcgacgaggacgacgacaaGGCGATGACGGAGGACAGTGACGGGGAGGAGAGTCTCTCGTTCCACCCGGAGGGATACAGGAGCAGGGTCTTTCAGCCCAGGGTGGGCGTAGCCAAGGTTTCAGGCCGCAGGGAAACGATCGAAGACGCCTACGCGCACCGGGAGGATCTGGGGCTCCACAAGCCGACGTTCACCCACAAGCCAGGGAAGCACAGTCCCTACCTgcggggacgggggggggatGAGTCGGCGAACGCGGGCAGCATCAATATGGAGAAGATGAAGCTCTGCACAACGGGAAGATGA
- the palmdb gene encoding uncharacterized protein palmdb isoform X2 encodes MDEADLLKERLQAITDKRRIQEDIARKRRLIEEEKLKFQYIKKKALREQWLMDGLSQQTEQEQEAMRLQAQDEQQQSDLLQSNILRIEGEIETLEAQELSISANEEVVLKRLKEVERTAEDIIKKATSIDREADGNELNEGCSTTKNHNSYPVTMETAEQSELPVDCEVEVAVADSPEQGKDFSADDEQVCLETDLSDSPGEKAILGTLLPDLPTGKIEIDIPDCSETTEMPCQDQKEVLILESGHEELNRNESITSSVSDTLSSADSVYENEAHRKRQDTPEQDPEQEQFPESEQYPEPEQDPEPEQYPEPEPDPEPEQYPEPEQYPEPEPDPEPEQYPEPEPDPETEQYPEPEPDSEPEKYPEPEDNLEVGPYPEPEQYPEPEDNLEVGPYPEPEDNLEVGPYPDPEDNLEDGQYPEQDPEVELYPDPEDNLEDGQYPEPEENIEAGQHPEPEDNLEDGEYPEQDPELELYPEPELYTEPEPEADHNDFNPKDNGYKSLQMDTEEDPEAHEILFDPPITGESILEHCIREEAMSDSNESCHDLDHEEMDECLRVEIAAASSDSDGDEKWRAIFSSSINKEDDDSYLDSLQLSAQELFVQKVEVTDFEEQGNFEEVCFGVPEDEEVLEQPEDVIPFPAPTQEVKYNPLGIQGLSKISEDESENGRDANHNHTTHQQQNEADQNKKLPKDFCVIQETKSENVSTEHVDFQQTRKQWREKEEQTKNKIVLPTTKQPSFHGGHNFMYTPVRNIERTHKKAHDLENLNLVGDYPLTQFSPCSEDSGLDDSSYRSAYDDPETPIEREIRISMEREENFRREKGFSRMGKSTDCAPSRGIPRSISTPLTPSFIITSSPTKEPLKHTIILDPSSDFTTSPRHCKDNVAARPGEWRSEDHSSNLIILETTNLIIRSASEFSLNKACEPPQEKMFLNNPFFKLRSRSTLSFVDEDIKLVKQREEELRKERANLYGKDRFNTERMLSNHMDTLTFDTSDVPEKCKSSPSSPMKTAYRMDRSALSCDHRFPEVYAGGRRKSAMAVRWEAGEFTKNE; translated from the exons ATGGACGAGGCGGACCTGCTGAAGGAGAGGCTCCAGGCGATCACG GACAAGAGGAGGATCCAAGAGGACATCGCCCGGAAGAGGAGACTGATCGAAGAGGAGAAACTAAAATTCCAGTATATAAAG AAGAAAGCCCTGAGGGAGCAGTGGCTGATGGACGGCCTGAGTCAGCAGacggagcaggagcaggaggccaTGAGGCTCCAGGCTcaggacgagcagcagcagagtgatcTGCTGCAGAGCAACATCCTCAG AATCGAGGGGGAGATCGAGACCTTGGAAGCGCAGGAACTCAGCATCTCCGCCAACGAGGAGGTCGTCCTGAAGCGGTtgaaagaggtggagaggacgGCTGAAGACATTATCAAG aAAGCTACGTCGATAGATAGAGAGGCAGATGGAAACGAACTGAACGAAGGTTGCAGCACAACTAAGAATCACAACTCCTATcctgtcaccatggaaaccgcCGAACAATCAGAGCTGCCAGTGGACTGTGAAGTGGAGGTGGCTGTGGCTGATTCACCTGAGCAGGGGAAGGATTTCAGTGCAGATGACGAGCAAGTTTGTTTAGAGACAGACTTATCAGATTCCCCAGGGGAAAAGGCAATTCTTGGTACATTATTACCTGACCTGCCGACTGGGAAAATTGAGATTGACATCCCTGATTGCTCTGAGACAACTGAAATGCCTTGCCAGGATCAAAAGGAAGTTTTAATATTAGAATCAGGGCATGAAGAGCTCAACAGAAATGAGTCAATCACCTCGTCTGTGTCTGACACACTCTCCAGTGCTGATAGTGTTTATGAGAATGAGGCCCATCGTAAGAGACAGGACACACCAGAACAAGATCCTGAGCAAGAACAATTCCCTGAGTCGGAGCAGTATCCTGAACCAGAGCAAGACCCTGAACCAGAGCAGTATCCCGAACCAGAGCCAGACCCTGAACCAGAGCAGTATCCTGAACCAGAGCAGTATCCTGAACCAGAGCCAGACCCTGAACCAGAGCAGTATCCTGAACCAGAGCCAGACCCTGAAACAGAGCAGTATCCTGAACCAGAGCCAGACTCCGAACCAGAGAAATACCCTGAGCCTGAGGACAACCTTGAAGTGGGGCCCTACCCTGAACCAGAGCAATACCCTGAGCCTGAGGACAACCTTGAAGTGGGGCCCTACCCTGAGCCTGAGGACAACCTTGAAGTGGGGCCCTACCCTGATCCTGAGGACAACCTTGAAGATGGGCAATACCCTGAGCAAGATCCTGAGGTAGAGTTATACCCTGATCCTGAGGACAACCTTGAAGACGGACAATACCCTGAACCTGAGGAGAACATCGAAGCAGGACAACACCCTGAGCCTGAGGACAACCTTGAAGATGGGGAATACCCTGAGCAGGATCCTGAGCTAGAGTTATACCCTGAGCCAGAGTTATACACTGAGCCAGAGCCTGAGGCTGATCATAACGACTTTAATCCTAAAGATAATGGCTATAAAAGTCTGCAAATGGACACTGAGGAAGACCCAGAGGCCCATGAAATCCTATTTGATCCACCCATTACAGGGGAGTCAATATTGGAGCATTGCATTAGAGAAGAGGCAATGTCAGATTCCAATGAATCCTGCCATGACCTTGACCACGAGGAAATGGATGAATGCCTGAGAGTTGAAATTGCAGCGGCTTCCTCGGATAGTGATGGTGACGAAAAATGGAGGGCAATATTCTCCTCTTCTATAAATAAAGAAGATGACGATTCCTATTTGGACAGTCTTCAGCTGAGTGCCCAGGAGCTCTTTGTGCAGAAAGTTGAGGTGACAGACTTTGAAGAACAAGGCAACTTTGAAGAGGTCTGTTTTGGAGTTCCAGAGGATGAAGAAGTTCTTGAACAACCTGAAGATGTAATTCCCTTTCCCGCCCCGACACAAGAGGTTAAATATAATCCTTTAGGCATTCAAGGTTTGTCCAAGATCTCTGAAGATGAGAGTGAAAATGGCAGGGATGCCAATCATAACCACACCACCCACCAACAGCAAAACGAGGCAGATCAAAACAAGAAGCTACCTAAAGACTTCTGTGTGATACAGGAGACTAAGAGTGAGAATGTCAGCACAGAGCATGTGGACTTCCAGCAAACTCGTAAACAGTGGCGGGAAAAAGAGGAGCAGACCAAGAACAAGATTGTCTTGCCTACTACCAAGCAGCCCAGCTTCCATGGCGGCCACAACTTCATGTACACACCAGTCCGCAACATCGAAAGAACTCACAAAAAAGCGCATGATCTAGAGAATTTGAATCTGGTAGGGGATTATCCTCTCACCCAATTCAGCCCTTGCTCAGAGGACTCTGGCCTGGATGACTCCAGTTACAGGTCCGCATATGACGACCCAGAAACACCGATTGAGAGGGAGATTCGCATATcaatggagagggaggaaaactTTAGGAGAGAGAAGGGCTTCTCGAGGATGGGCAAATCAACCGACTGCGCTCCATCACGAGGTATACCCAGATCCATAAGCACTCCGCTTACGCCAtccttcatcatcacctcctcACCCACTAAGGAACCGCTGAAACATACCATCATACTCGACCCCAGCAGCGATTTCACCACCAGTCCCAGACATTGCAAAGACAATGTGGCAGCTCGGCCTGGCGAGTGGCGCTCCGAGGACCACAGCTCGAACCTCATCATCCTGGAGACAACCAATCTGATAATTCGCAGTGCCTCGGAGTTCTCCCTCAACAAAGCCTGTGAGCCGCCGCAGGAAAAGATGTTCCTCAACAACCCCTTTTTCAAGCTGCGTTCAAGAAGCACACTGTCGTTTGTGGATGAAGACATTAAGTTGgtgaagcagagggaggaagagctgaggaaagagagagcaaaCCTGTATGGCAAAGACAGGTTCAACACGGAAAGAATGCTGTCAAATCACATGGacactttgacatttgacacTTCAG ATGTACCAGAGAAGTGCAAGTCCTCTCCATCATCACCAATGAAAACAGCCTACAGGATGGATCGCTCTGCTCTGTCCTGTGATCACAGA tttccGGAGGTCTACGCCGGAGGAAGACGCAAGAGTGCCATGGCCGTGCGCTGGGAGGCGGGCGAGTTTACAAAAAATGAGTGA